One genomic window of Streptomyces sp. NBC_01498 includes the following:
- a CDS encoding DUF397 domain-containing protein: MDPIYNGMPATDLGAEGWHKPWSGGNGGNCVEAMKLADGRIAVRQSNDPGGPALIYTSGEIAAFIQGAKSGKADFLLT; encoded by the coding sequence ATGGATCCGATATACAACGGCATGCCCGCCACCGACCTCGGCGCCGAAGGCTGGCACAAGCCGTGGAGCGGTGGCAACGGCGGCAACTGCGTCGAGGCCATGAAGCTGGCCGACGGCAGGATCGCCGTTCGTCAGTCCAACGACCCCGGCGGCCCCGCGCTGATCTACACCTCCGGCGAGATCGCCGCCTTCATCCAGGGCGCCAAGTCCGGCAAGGCCGACTTCCTGCTGACCTGA
- a CDS encoding helix-turn-helix domain-containing protein, which yields MSEPRSAPTVGQVVLGKRLMDLRERAGLKREEAARLLRVAAATVRRMETAEVTLKVPYVQVLLRAYGVGEAEAAAFVELTEEANKPGWWQRFHDILPDWFSMYVSLEGAASLIRQYEPHFVPGLLQTEGYALSVMHAGAVGKVQPEAIERHVALRMRRQSLLTRSDAPRLWVIMDETVLRRPVGTPEIMRAQVDRLIDAAEMTNVTLQIAEFSSGHHPGTYGPFVLFRFAMPELPDMIYSEYLTGAVYLDARPEVATHLEVMDRMAAQAATAQRTKEILKDVRKEL from the coding sequence GTGAGTGAACCGCGGTCTGCCCCGACCGTGGGACAGGTCGTACTCGGCAAGCGGCTGATGGACCTGCGCGAGAGGGCCGGCCTGAAACGCGAGGAAGCCGCGAGGCTTCTCCGGGTGGCGGCGGCCACCGTCCGCAGGATGGAAACCGCCGAGGTCACGCTCAAAGTCCCCTACGTGCAAGTACTTCTCCGGGCCTACGGGGTCGGCGAGGCGGAAGCGGCGGCCTTCGTCGAACTGACGGAGGAGGCCAACAAGCCGGGCTGGTGGCAGCGGTTCCACGACATCCTGCCCGACTGGTTCAGCATGTACGTCAGCCTGGAAGGCGCCGCGTCGCTGATCAGGCAGTACGAACCGCATTTCGTGCCGGGACTGCTCCAGACGGAGGGCTACGCCCTGTCGGTCATGCACGCCGGCGCCGTGGGCAAGGTCCAGCCGGAGGCCATCGAACGGCATGTGGCGCTGCGGATGCGGCGCCAGTCCCTGCTCACGCGGTCGGACGCGCCCAGATTGTGGGTGATCATGGACGAGACGGTGCTTCGCCGGCCCGTCGGTACCCCGGAGATCATGCGCGCGCAGGTCGACCGGCTCATCGACGCAGCGGAGATGACCAATGTGACTCTTCAGATCGCGGAATTCTCCTCCGGGCACCACCCGGGGACCTACGGGCCGTTCGTCCTCTTCCGATTCGCCATGCCCGAACTGCCCGACATGATCTACAGCGAGTACCTGACCGGCGCCGTCTATCTCGACGCGCGCCCGGAGGTGGCGACCCATCTCGAAGTCATGGACCGCATGGCGGCTCAGGCCGCGACTGCACAACGCACGAAGGAGATCCTCAAGGATGTCCGCAAGGAGCTGTGA
- a CDS encoding ATP-binding protein, translating to MAPGNALTPPLMTVCPGNVVRRYGFALPAHAESVCRARRLTRTRLDRWGTREETVETAILVVSELVTNAVVHAPGNHVICELREGNGRLRIAVEDQGCGPAGPQLRRASDGEGGRGLFLVDAMCSSWGTHDTSGYGAGRVVWAELPHEAGRGRPC from the coding sequence GTGGCACCTGGTAACGCGCTCACCCCCCCGCTGATGACCGTGTGCCCTGGCAACGTTGTCCGCCGATACGGCTTCGCACTGCCCGCCCACGCCGAGTCGGTCTGCCGTGCCAGACGGCTCACCCGGACCCGCCTCGACCGTTGGGGCACCAGGGAAGAGACCGTCGAGACAGCGATCCTGGTCGTGTCCGAGCTGGTCACGAACGCGGTGGTGCACGCACCCGGCAACCATGTCATCTGCGAACTGCGCGAAGGAAACGGCCGGCTCCGCATAGCGGTCGAGGACCAGGGCTGCGGCCCCGCGGGCCCGCAGCTGCGCCGCGCCTCCGACGGCGAGGGCGGCCGGGGGCTGTTCCTGGTGGACGCGATGTGCAGCAGCTGGGGAACGCATGACACGTCCGGTTACGGCGCCGGCCGTGTCGTCTGGGCGGAGCTGCCGCACGAGGCGGGTCGGGGCCGACCGTGCTGA
- a CDS encoding ROK family transcriptional regulator, producing the protein MKTNPTSLGPKADKETVRRHNLSLVLRAVRDEGEATRAGVAARVGLTRAAVSSLVEQLLDSGFLSESGKTFSGQAGRPGTVLKVTRSGPAGIGVEINIDYVSVCVVDLSGTDRVRLTEHLDNRGAAPDEVLARGARIAARTLASAAEQDLSPVGVQLALPGLVSGGTVRQAPNLGWNRVPAEELFARALAGAQPAVPPLPVHSENEANLAALAELWFGGLGGIRSFLYLSGEIGVGGALVLDGELLRGANGFAGEIGHVVVDADGPLCRCGSRGCLEQYAGQSALLRGAGLDENAGVPGVAELEALARGGDPRAIAAIGEAGRMLGRVLSGAVNLFDPDAVVLGGIYRSLMPWLSPPADGELTGRVVSGLWPHDSGRLRASSSAGDAARGAAALVVRAVLADPVAYADRASA; encoded by the coding sequence ATGAAGACCAATCCCACATCGCTCGGTCCCAAGGCCGACAAAGAGACGGTGCGTCGGCACAATCTGAGCCTGGTGCTGCGCGCCGTGCGGGACGAGGGCGAGGCGACCAGGGCCGGTGTGGCGGCGCGGGTCGGGCTGACCCGGGCCGCGGTGTCCTCCCTGGTCGAGCAGTTGCTGGACAGCGGCTTCCTCTCCGAGTCCGGCAAGACGTTCAGCGGACAGGCCGGGCGGCCGGGCACCGTACTGAAGGTGACGCGCTCCGGTCCGGCCGGGATCGGCGTCGAGATCAACATCGACTACGTGTCGGTGTGCGTGGTCGACCTGTCGGGCACCGACCGCGTACGGCTGACCGAACACCTCGACAACCGGGGCGCCGCGCCGGACGAAGTCCTGGCCCGGGGCGCCCGCATCGCGGCGCGCACCCTCGCCTCGGCCGCCGAGCAGGACCTGTCGCCGGTCGGTGTGCAGCTCGCGCTGCCCGGTCTGGTCTCCGGGGGCACGGTCCGGCAGGCACCGAATCTGGGCTGGAACCGGGTACCTGCCGAGGAGTTGTTCGCACGGGCCCTCGCCGGGGCGCAGCCCGCCGTACCGCCGCTGCCGGTGCACTCGGAGAACGAGGCCAATCTCGCGGCCCTCGCCGAGCTGTGGTTCGGCGGCCTGGGGGGAATCCGCAGCTTCCTCTATCTGTCGGGCGAGATCGGTGTCGGCGGGGCGCTGGTACTCGACGGCGAACTGCTGCGCGGGGCCAACGGGTTCGCCGGTGAGATCGGCCATGTGGTCGTGGACGCCGACGGGCCGCTGTGCCGGTGCGGCTCCCGGGGCTGCCTGGAGCAGTACGCGGGCCAGTCGGCGCTCCTGCGGGGCGCCGGGCTCGACGAGAACGCCGGGGTGCCGGGGGTCGCGGAGCTGGAGGCGCTGGCCCGGGGCGGCGACCCGCGGGCGATCGCCGCGATCGGCGAGGCCGGCCGGATGCTGGGCCGGGTCCTGTCGGGCGCGGTGAACCTCTTCGACCCGGACGCGGTCGTGCTCGGCGGGATCTACCGGAGCCTGATGCCGTGGCTGTCACCGCCCGCCGACGGCGAGCTGACCGGCCGGGTGGTGTCCGGCCTCTGGCCGCACGACAGTGGCAGGCTACGCGCGTCCTCCTCGGCGGGAGACGCGGCCCGCGGCGCGGCGGCCCTGGTGGTCCGCGCGGTCCTGGCGGACCCGGTGGCGTACGCGGACCGCGCGAGCGCGTAG
- the xylA gene encoding xylose isomerase: MTERFTPTPEDKFSFGLWTVGWQGRDPFGDATRPALDPTESVQHLAELGAYGVTFHDDDLIPFGSSDAEREAHIKRFRQALDATGLVVPMVTTNLFTHPVFKDGGFTANDRDVRRFALRKTLRNLDLAAELGAKKFVAWGGREGAESGGAKDVRLALDRMKEGFDLLGQYVVEQGYDIKFAIEPKPNEPRGDILLPTVGHALAFIERLERPELYGVNPETGHEQMAGLNFPHAIAQALWAGKLYHIDLNGQHGTRYDQDLRFGAGDLRAAFWLVDLLETAGWDGSRHFDFKPPRTEDFDGVWASAAGCMRNYLILKERAASFRADPLVQEALRAARLDELALPTAADGVAGLLADRGAYEDFDVAAAASRGMAFEQLDQLAMDHLLGAR; the protein is encoded by the coding sequence ATGACGGAACGCTTCACTCCCACCCCCGAGGACAAGTTCAGCTTCGGTCTGTGGACGGTCGGCTGGCAAGGCAGGGACCCCTTCGGGGACGCGACGCGCCCGGCGCTCGACCCCACCGAGTCCGTGCAGCACCTCGCCGAACTGGGCGCGTACGGAGTGACCTTCCACGACGACGACCTGATCCCGTTCGGGTCGTCCGACGCCGAGCGCGAGGCGCACATCAAGCGCTTCCGGCAGGCGCTGGACGCCACCGGGCTCGTCGTGCCGATGGTGACCACCAACCTCTTCACCCACCCCGTCTTCAAGGATGGCGGCTTCACCGCGAACGACCGCGACGTGCGCCGCTTCGCCCTGCGCAAGACGCTGCGCAACCTGGACCTGGCCGCCGAACTGGGCGCCAAGAAGTTCGTCGCCTGGGGCGGCCGGGAGGGCGCCGAGTCCGGCGGGGCGAAGGACGTGCGCCTCGCGCTGGACCGGATGAAGGAGGGCTTCGACCTGCTCGGCCAGTACGTCGTGGAGCAGGGCTACGACATCAAGTTCGCCATCGAGCCCAAGCCGAACGAGCCGCGCGGCGACATCCTGCTGCCGACCGTCGGCCACGCGCTCGCCTTCATCGAGCGCCTGGAGCGGCCCGAGCTGTACGGGGTCAACCCCGAGACCGGGCACGAGCAGATGGCCGGGCTGAACTTCCCGCACGCCATCGCGCAGGCCCTGTGGGCGGGCAAGCTCTACCACATCGACCTCAACGGCCAGCACGGCACGCGCTACGACCAGGACCTGCGCTTCGGCGCCGGCGACCTGCGCGCCGCGTTCTGGCTGGTGGACCTGCTGGAGACGGCGGGCTGGGACGGTTCGCGGCACTTCGACTTCAAGCCGCCGCGCACCGAGGACTTCGACGGGGTGTGGGCGTCCGCCGCGGGCTGCATGCGCAACTACCTGATCCTCAAGGAGCGGGCCGCGTCGTTCCGCGCGGACCCGCTGGTCCAGGAGGCGCTGCGCGCCGCACGCCTGGACGAGCTGGCGCTCCCGACCGCCGCCGACGGGGTGGCCGGTCTGCTGGCCGACCGGGGCGCGTACGAGGACTTCGACGTGGCCGCGGCGGCGAGCCGGGGCATGGCCTTCGAGCAGCTCGACCAGCTCGCCATGGACCACCTCCTGGGCGCCCGCTGA
- the xylB gene encoding xylulokinase has product MPHSQVVIGVDSSTQSTKAAFTDAATGRLLAVGRAPHRVTGEAGARETDPEVWWQALREAVAQGLKESGVPASAVTGIAVAGQQHGLVVLDAAGKPLRPALLWNDTRSAPQAAALTEALGGPGAWLARTGSVPVASMTAAKWQWLRENDPASADAAAAVRLPHDFLTERLAGTAATDPGDASGTCWYSTATGAYDPELLALVGLDASLLPAVAPTGGARVGSLTAAAAEQLGLPAGIAVAAGTGDNMSAAVGLGLGGAGLLDHPVLSLGTSGTVFAATRTRPASPALSGFAAADGTFLPLGCTLNCTLAVDKVAQLLGLDREDTAPGGEAVLLPYLDGERTPDLPTAAGLLTGLRHDTTPQQLLGAAYEGAAYTVLRALDEVLRACGLDPADPAVADRPLRLVGGGAQGRTWVETVQRLSGRPVIVPESGELVALGAAALAASAATGEDPVAVAASWKTGDGPELPPVARDMETWERIGGTLDRAAPSLLS; this is encoded by the coding sequence GTGCCGCACAGCCAGGTGGTCATCGGCGTCGACAGCTCCACGCAGTCGACCAAAGCCGCGTTCACGGACGCGGCGACCGGACGGCTGCTCGCCGTCGGGCGCGCCCCGCACCGGGTGACGGGTGAGGCCGGGGCGCGGGAGACCGACCCCGAGGTGTGGTGGCAGGCGCTGCGCGAGGCCGTCGCCCAGGGGCTCAAGGAGTCCGGTGTGCCGGCGTCCGCCGTCACCGGCATCGCGGTCGCCGGGCAGCAGCACGGCCTGGTGGTGCTCGACGCCGCCGGGAAGCCGCTGCGGCCCGCCCTGCTGTGGAACGACACCCGCTCCGCGCCGCAGGCCGCCGCGCTCACGGAGGCGCTCGGCGGGCCCGGCGCGTGGCTCGCCCGGACGGGTTCGGTGCCCGTCGCGTCGATGACGGCGGCGAAGTGGCAGTGGCTCCGTGAGAACGACCCCGCCTCCGCCGACGCGGCGGCGGCCGTCCGGCTGCCCCACGACTTCCTCACCGAACGTCTCGCGGGCACGGCCGCGACCGACCCCGGCGACGCCTCCGGCACCTGCTGGTACTCCACCGCGACCGGCGCGTACGACCCCGAACTCCTCGCGCTCGTCGGCCTCGACGCGTCGCTGCTGCCCGCCGTCGCCCCGACCGGCGGGGCGCGCGTCGGCTCGCTCACCGCCGCGGCGGCCGAACAGCTCGGGCTGCCCGCCGGTATCGCGGTGGCCGCCGGGACCGGCGACAACATGAGCGCCGCCGTCGGTCTCGGCCTCGGCGGGGCCGGGCTGCTGGACCACCCCGTGCTGAGCCTCGGCACGTCGGGCACGGTCTTCGCCGCCACCCGCACCCGGCCCGCGTCGCCGGCGCTGTCCGGTTTCGCGGCGGCCGACGGCACGTTCCTGCCGCTCGGCTGCACCCTGAACTGCACGCTGGCCGTCGACAAGGTCGCCCAGCTGCTGGGGCTCGACCGGGAGGACACGGCGCCCGGCGGCGAGGCGGTGCTGCTGCCGTACCTGGACGGCGAGCGCACCCCGGACCTGCCGACCGCCGCCGGTCTGCTGACGGGCCTGCGGCACGACACGACGCCCCAGCAGTTGCTCGGGGCGGCGTACGAGGGGGCCGCGTACACGGTCCTGCGCGCCCTCGACGAGGTCCTGCGCGCCTGCGGCCTCGACCCGGCGGACCCGGCGGTGGCGGACCGGCCGCTGCGGCTGGTGGGCGGCGGCGCCCAGGGCCGTACGTGGGTGGAGACCGTACAGCGGCTGTCGGGGCGGCCGGTGATCGTGCCGGAGAGCGGCGAACTGGTCGCGCTGGGCGCGGCGGCTCTCGCGGCCTCGGCCGCGACCGGAGAGGACCCGGTGGCGGTCGCCGCGTCCTGGAAGACCGGCGACGGGCCCGAACTCCCGCCCGTCGCACGGGACATGGAGACCTGGGAGCGGATCGGCGGCACGCTGGACCGGGCGGCGCCGAGCCTGCTCTCGTAA
- a CDS encoding LysR family transcriptional regulator: MIDPRRLRVLRAVADHRTVTAAAAALYLTPSAVSQQLAALEQETGHTLLTRSGRGVRLTAAGEILLTHAHEVLAQLERAEAELAAYAGGTAGEVTVAAFATGIAEVLAPAIAELARRHPGIRVRVRDSEGDASLPLLLDGRADVALAVEYRGAPTEDDPRLSRVPLYAEPFDAVLPEGHRLCHATEVPLAELADSDWISPYPGNPCHEVMRLACETAGFEPRLAHSSDDFRAVVALAGAGAGVALVPRSALRGMELKGTVVRPVSGPPATRRVFAAVRRGADRHPLIRPVLDALTESASGLTTG, translated from the coding sequence ATGATCGACCCCCGGCGGCTGCGTGTCCTGCGAGCCGTGGCGGACCACCGTACGGTGACCGCCGCGGCGGCGGCCCTGTATCTCACCCCGTCCGCCGTCTCCCAGCAGCTCGCCGCGCTGGAGCAGGAGACCGGGCACACCCTGCTGACCCGCAGCGGCAGGGGCGTACGGCTGACGGCCGCCGGGGAGATCCTGCTCACACACGCCCACGAGGTGCTCGCCCAGCTCGAACGGGCCGAGGCGGAGCTGGCGGCGTACGCGGGCGGGACGGCCGGTGAGGTGACGGTAGCCGCGTTCGCCACCGGGATCGCCGAGGTGCTGGCCCCGGCCATCGCGGAGCTGGCCCGGCGGCACCCGGGCATCCGGGTCCGCGTCCGGGACTCCGAGGGCGACGCGAGCCTGCCCCTGCTGCTGGACGGGCGGGCGGACGTCGCGCTGGCCGTCGAGTACCGGGGCGCGCCCACCGAGGACGACCCGCGCCTGTCGCGCGTCCCGCTGTACGCCGAGCCCTTCGACGCGGTCCTGCCCGAGGGCCACCGGCTCTGCCACGCGACCGAGGTGCCCCTCGCGGAGCTGGCGGACAGCGACTGGATCAGCCCCTACCCGGGCAACCCGTGCCACGAGGTGATGCGGCTGGCCTGCGAGACGGCGGGCTTCGAACCGCGCCTGGCGCACTCCTCGGACGACTTCCGCGCGGTGGTCGCGCTGGCGGGCGCCGGCGCGGGGGTGGCCCTCGTACCGCGCTCCGCGCTGCGCGGGATGGAACTGAAGGGCACGGTGGTACGCCCGGTGTCCGGGCCGCCCGCCACCCGCCGGGTCTTCGCGGCGGTCCGCCGGGGCGCGGACCGCCACCCGCTGATCCGTCCGGTGCTGGACGCGCTGACGGAGTCGGCGTCGGGGCTGACGACGGGCTGA
- a CDS encoding glycine C-acetyltransferase, with translation MYASVRDDLRATLDEIRDAGLFKPERVISTPQNASVSVPAGDVLNFCANNYLGLADHPDVVASAKDALDRWGYGMASVRFICGTQEIHKELERRLSSFLGQEDTILYSSCFDANGGVFETLLGPEDAVISDALNHASIIDGIRLSKARRLRYANRDLAELETRLKESQDARCRLVVTDGVFSMDGYVAPLAEICDLADRYDALVMVDDSHAVGFIGPGGRGTPELHGVMDRVDIITGTLGKALGGASGGYVAARAEIVALLRQRSRPYLFSNSLAPVIAAASITVLDLLEGAGELRERLHANTALFRTEMTAAGFDVLPGDHPIAPVMIGDAAEAGRMAELLLERGVYVIGFSYPVVPMGQARIRVQLSAAHSTQDVRRAVAAFVDAREALRG, from the coding sequence ATGTACGCGTCCGTCCGCGACGACCTCCGCGCCACCCTCGACGAGATCCGTGACGCCGGCCTCTTCAAGCCGGAGCGCGTCATCTCCACCCCGCAGAACGCCTCCGTCTCCGTACCCGCCGGTGACGTCCTCAACTTCTGCGCGAACAACTACCTCGGCCTCGCCGACCACCCCGACGTCGTCGCCTCCGCCAAGGACGCCCTCGACCGCTGGGGCTACGGCATGGCCTCCGTGCGCTTCATCTGCGGCACCCAGGAGATCCACAAGGAGCTGGAGCGGCGTCTCTCCTCGTTCCTCGGCCAGGAGGACACGATCCTCTACTCCTCCTGCTTCGACGCCAACGGCGGCGTGTTCGAGACCCTCCTCGGCCCCGAGGACGCGGTCATCTCCGACGCGCTCAACCACGCCAGCATCATCGACGGCATCCGGCTCTCCAAGGCCCGCCGGCTGCGCTACGCCAACCGCGACCTCGCCGAGCTGGAGACCCGCCTCAAGGAGTCCCAGGACGCGCGCTGCCGCCTCGTCGTCACCGACGGCGTGTTCTCCATGGACGGATACGTCGCGCCCCTCGCCGAGATCTGCGACCTCGCCGACCGCTACGACGCCCTGGTGATGGTCGACGACTCGCACGCCGTCGGCTTCATCGGCCCCGGCGGCCGGGGCACCCCCGAACTGCACGGCGTGATGGACCGCGTCGACATCATCACCGGCACACTGGGCAAGGCGCTCGGCGGCGCGTCCGGCGGCTATGTCGCCGCCCGCGCGGAGATCGTCGCGCTGCTGCGCCAGCGCTCCCGCCCGTACCTCTTCTCGAACTCCCTGGCCCCGGTCATCGCCGCCGCCTCGATCACCGTCCTCGACCTGCTGGAGGGCGCCGGCGAACTGCGCGAGCGGCTGCACGCCAACACGGCGCTCTTCCGTACGGAGATGACGGCGGCCGGGTTCGACGTCCTGCCCGGCGACCACCCCATCGCGCCCGTCATGATCGGCGACGCCGCCGAGGCGGGACGGATGGCGGAGCTGCTGCTGGAGCGCGGGGTGTACGTGATCGGCTTCTCGTACCCGGTCGTGCCCATGGGACAGGCCCGGATCCGGGTCCAGCTGTCGGCCGCGCACTCGACGCAGGACGTCCGCCGGGCGGTGGCGGCGTTCGTGGACGCGCGTGAGGCGCTGCGGGGCTGA
- the tdh gene encoding L-threonine 3-dehydrogenase, with translation MKALVKLTAEPGLRLTDVPEPETGPGDVLIKVLRTGICGTDLHIRAWDGWAQQAVQAPRVLGHEFVGEVASVGADVQDIAVGDLVSGEGHLVCGKCRNCLAGRRHLCRSTVGLGVGRDGAFAEYVALPASNVWVHRSPVDLDIAAIFDPFGNAVHTALTFPLVGEDVLITGAGPIGIMAAAVARHAGARSVAITDVSPERLAIARKVGATLALDVSAPGTGIAEAQRRLGLKEGFDIGLEMSGRPEAMRDMVDNMTHGGRIAMLGLPAAEFAVDWAKIVTSMITVKGIYGREMYETWYAMTVLLEGGLDLSPVITGSYGYEDFDAAFDEAATATGGKVILNWA, from the coding sequence ATGAAGGCACTTGTGAAACTGACGGCAGAGCCGGGGCTCCGGCTCACCGACGTGCCCGAGCCGGAGACCGGCCCCGGAGACGTCCTCATCAAGGTGCTTCGTACCGGTATCTGCGGTACCGACCTGCACATCCGCGCCTGGGACGGCTGGGCCCAACAGGCGGTCCAGGCCCCGCGCGTGCTGGGCCACGAGTTCGTCGGCGAGGTCGCGTCCGTCGGCGCCGATGTCCAGGACATCGCCGTCGGCGACCTCGTCAGCGGCGAAGGCCATCTGGTCTGCGGCAAATGTCGCAACTGTCTTGCCGGGCGCAGGCACCTGTGCCGCAGCACCGTCGGCCTCGGTGTCGGCCGGGACGGTGCCTTCGCCGAGTACGTCGCGCTGCCCGCGTCCAACGTCTGGGTCCACCGCTCGCCCGTGGACCTCGACATCGCGGCCATCTTCGACCCGTTCGGCAACGCCGTGCACACCGCGCTCACCTTCCCCCTCGTCGGCGAGGACGTACTGATCACCGGCGCGGGCCCGATCGGCATCATGGCGGCGGCCGTCGCCCGGCACGCCGGCGCCCGCAGCGTCGCCATCACGGACGTCAGCCCCGAACGCCTCGCGATCGCCCGCAAGGTCGGCGCCACACTCGCGCTCGACGTCTCGGCCCCCGGCACCGGCATCGCCGAGGCACAGCGGCGGCTCGGCCTCAAGGAGGGCTTCGACATCGGGCTGGAGATGTCCGGCCGCCCGGAGGCGATGCGCGACATGGTCGACAACATGACGCACGGCGGCCGGATCGCCATGCTGGGACTGCCCGCCGCCGAGTTCGCCGTCGACTGGGCGAAGATCGTGACCTCGATGATCACGGTGAAGGGCATCTACGGCCGGGAGATGTACGAGACCTGGTACGCGATGACCGTGCTGCTCGAAGGCGGTCTCGACCTCTCGCCCGTCATCACCGGCAGCTACGGCTACGAGGACTTCGACGCCGCCTTCGACGAGGCGGCCACGGCCACCGGCGGCAAGGTCATCCTCAACTGGGCCTGA
- a CDS encoding CAP domain-containing protein: protein MSSPFKAAVVKAAQTGDERARDQLGRECLPLVQQLVGHALYGHPQAPALARQAVRDALDGLGTLRRPADFRTYLVTTAVARIREHADYVYDPLLARPDVDFVDVMISRLGLTGQHREVAEATRWVDREHQILVPLWWLEAAGELTRPEVATALAANSAQVAARVERLEFELDTARLVVRALVADPPCVLLEQLVGGWDGGPSPLWRERIAGHIYDCTVCPGRATGLEHADVLVAGLPLVPVGDRRAPAPAAYASADAGGGDRTRARDGRRRERRAGRRRAITVTAAVAALLAAAGATQYVAGDRDEDESRASSSASVEPETLEPKSAADRPSKSTSPSPSPSGASPSPSKSPSPSKKASAKPTKAASAPRPSTADPDPKPDPTPPADDPQPGGGGGGFAEQVTALVNSERAEAGCDPVSANAQLQTAASRHSQDMAARDYFDHTSPDGTDPGDRITAAGYRWTTYGENIARGQQTPAQVMEGWMNSPGHRANILNCAFKELGVGIHDASGGPWWTQAFGARS, encoded by the coding sequence GTGAGCAGTCCGTTCAAGGCCGCAGTGGTCAAGGCGGCGCAGACCGGGGACGAGCGGGCCAGGGACCAACTCGGCCGCGAATGCCTGCCGCTGGTCCAGCAGCTCGTCGGCCACGCGCTGTACGGCCACCCCCAGGCGCCCGCCCTGGCGCGGCAGGCGGTGCGCGACGCCCTCGACGGGCTCGGCACGCTGCGCCGCCCGGCCGACTTCCGTACGTATCTGGTGACCACCGCGGTCGCCCGGATCCGTGAGCACGCCGACTACGTGTACGACCCCCTCCTCGCCCGCCCCGACGTCGACTTCGTCGATGTGATGATCAGCCGTCTGGGGCTCACCGGCCAGCACCGGGAGGTCGCCGAGGCCACCCGCTGGGTCGACCGGGAACACCAGATCCTGGTGCCGCTGTGGTGGCTGGAGGCCGCCGGGGAACTCACCCGGCCCGAGGTCGCCACCGCCCTGGCCGCCAACTCCGCGCAGGTGGCGGCGCGTGTCGAGCGGCTGGAGTTCGAACTGGACACCGCCCGCCTGGTGGTCCGCGCCCTGGTGGCCGATCCGCCCTGTGTCCTCCTGGAGCAGTTGGTGGGCGGCTGGGACGGCGGTCCTTCCCCGCTCTGGCGGGAGCGAATAGCCGGGCACATCTACGACTGCACGGTCTGCCCCGGGCGCGCGACAGGGCTCGAACACGCGGACGTTCTCGTCGCCGGTCTGCCGCTGGTGCCGGTCGGCGACCGGCGGGCCCCGGCCCCGGCGGCCTACGCGTCCGCGGACGCCGGCGGCGGGGACCGCACGCGGGCCCGGGACGGACGGCGCCGGGAACGGCGGGCGGGACGGCGGCGCGCCATCACCGTGACAGCCGCGGTCGCCGCGCTGCTCGCCGCCGCCGGCGCCACCCAGTACGTGGCCGGCGACCGCGACGAGGACGAGTCCCGTGCCTCCTCCTCCGCCTCTGTCGAACCGGAGACACTGGAGCCCAAGTCGGCGGCGGACCGGCCGTCGAAGTCCACGAGCCCCTCCCCCTCGCCGAGCGGCGCGAGCCCGTCACCCTCGAAGAGCCCCTCGCCGTCCAAGAAGGCGTCGGCCAAGCCCACCAAGGCCGCGTCCGCCCCGCGCCCCTCCACCGCCGACCCCGACCCGAAGCCCGATCCCACCCCGCCCGCGGACGACCCCCAGCCCGGCGGCGGGGGCGGCGGCTTCGCGGAACAGGTCACCGCCCTGGTCAACTCCGAGCGCGCCGAGGCGGGTTGCGACCCGGTGAGCGCCAACGCGCAGCTCCAGACGGCCGCGTCGCGGCACTCCCAGGACATGGCGGCCAGGGACTACTTCGACCACACCAGCCCGGACGGCACCGACCCCGGCGACCGCATCACGGCGGCGGGCTACCGGTGGACCACCTACGGCGAGAACATCGCGCGGGGCCAGCAGACCCCCGCGCAGGTGATGGAGGGCTGGATGAACAGCCCCGGGCACCGCGCCAACATCCTCAACTGCGCGTTCAAGGAGCTCGGTGTGGGCATCCACGACGCCTCCGGCGGACCGTGGTGGACCCAGGCGTTCGGCGCGCGAAGCTGA